The genomic region GTCTCCCGCTCGATCTCGGGCCAGGTGTCGAAGTCGGCCTTCTGCGTCTCCCCTGCCCGCACCTTCCGGTTGAGCGCAACCAGCAACCGTTCGAGCCGGTGCACGCTCTCCGCGAGCTCGGTGACCCGGTCATTGGTCTTGGTCAGCTTGCGGTTGTTGTCACGAATCTGGTTCGTGGCGCTGAGTTGTTGTTGCCCCGCCGTGTTCTCCACGTCGTCCAACCGCGTCGTGAGAGCGTTGAGATCTCTCTTGAGGCGCTCGACCCTGTCATCGAGCGCCTTGACCGGATCGATGTTCATCGCAACGTCCTCCACGCCCACCACACACCACCGGCCACCACCACCAGCGCCGCCCACCCGCTGACGAGCGGCGTGAACAACACGGCCACGAGTGTGGCGGTGATGGCGACGGTCCTCGCCCGCGGCTCCCACAGCTTCGTGCCGGTCGGGTCGACGAGAACCGCGGCGGCCACCGCCATCGCGAGCACGACCGAGACCAGCGACCACGCGTCGAACCAGCCGATGACGACCGTGAGGGCGGCGACCGCGGTGGCGGCGGCGATGGCGCGGTTCGGGGTGGTGAGCCTGGCCGCCTCCACGTCCCTGCGGGCCTGCACCACCGCTTGGACCTCGCGGTCGGTGTCGGCGAGGAGGGCGGGGAAGTCGGGGCTGCCGGGGTGGGTCGCCTGGAGTGTGCGCAGGGCGGTGCGCAGGGAGAGCTGGCGGTCGGCCAGGCGGGCGAAGGGATCGGCTGCCATGTCCCGGAAGCGTGATCAAGATCGGGGGGTGGGGCCAGGGCTGGGGGCGGAGTTGGGCCGGTTGCCGACGAACTTCGCTCAAGTGGCGTAGCGGGCGCCGAACCTGGCGGTTCGGGATTCCTGGGGCTCCGCCCCAGACCCCGACACTCCCGAAGAAGCGCTCCACCCCCGCCACTCTCAGGTAGATGGCACGCCTGTTGCTCAGAGCGGCCGCCGGTTGCGTTGTTGCTTGCGTTGCGGTGGTGGCTTCCCCGTCCAGCACCCCAGAGCGCCCGGCAAACGATCGGAGCGCTAGACGGGGAAGCCACCACCGCGGGACCGCTCTCGGGCCGCCTGCGCCCGCCCTGCTCGCCCGAGCCAGCTCAGCCCACCGAAACTGTCAGACCGTCTGAGTACCGTGGGCCGCGGGGGAGCCAAAAGGCGAGGGGACCCCCGCGTCAGCCTGCGCTCACGACTTCCGCCGCGCCTCCGCCGGCCACACGACCTCGATCGGCACCCCCGACGCCCGCGCCTGCTCCACCACGTCCGCCGTCCCGCCCCTGCCCTGGCCCGGCACCCCGTCCCACACCGCCACGAGCATCTCGACCGAGGCCAGCATCCGTTCGTTCGCCGCCACGTAGGCCAAGCGGCCCGACGTCATGTGCGGCAGGACGCTGACCACCGTCGCGGCGGCGCGGAGCTCGTCGTACTCGGCCACCTGGTGCGGTTTGAGGCGGTCGCGGTAGTCGAGGGCGGGCAGCACGACCTCCACCTGCCCGCCCAGGTCCAGCACGGCGCGCGCGAAGATCTGGTCGGCGCCCGGTGCCAGGCACGTGACGCCGACCAGAGGCCGGTCCAGCTCCTCCAACACCGCGGCCAAAGCCGCCTGGACGGCCGGGATGCACTCCGGGACCAGGTTGCTGTGGCCGGTGATGCCGATGCGCATCAGGCCGTCCGAATCGCCCTGATCGCGTCGCGGGTGTCCTGCACGGCGGGGATGTGGCGGTGCCGTGCCGCCTCCTTGGCGAAGTCCTCGAGTTTGCGCAGGACCCGTCCCGAGGAGAGCTTCGCCGCTGTCGGCAGGACCTCGTTGATCAACCCGCACGCCGCCTCCGGGTCTCCCGCGACCATCTTGGTCCGCGCCAGTCCGATTACGTCGAAAGCGCGGTTGCGCACCTTCGAGGGGTCCCTCAGTTCCAATGCGCGCCGAATGTGCTGTTCGGCGTACACGGCCTGAGAGGGGTCATGCATGGCCAGGTCACGGCAGCGGGCGCCGATCACGCCCTCCAGCTCTGCCTCGTCGAAGCTGTGCAGGTAGCCGGGTTCGGTGCCGGAGCGCTGGGCGAAGGTGTCCTGGGCCATGCCCACGGCCTGGTGGAACTCGCGGACCTTGCCCATCTGCGCGTAGGCCCAGGCCTCGCGGGTCAGCAGCAGGGCCTTCAACGCCGGCGTGCCGGTGCGGCGCGTGCCGTACTGGCCGAGTTGGACGAGCTCCAAGCCGTCCTCGGGGCGGCCCAGGTCGAACATCTGCCGGGCCATCGCGGCCAGGCAGAGTGCGGCGAAGCCGTCGTTGTGGCCCGCCTTGGCCATGCGGATGGCGAGCACGTAGTAGCGCTGGGCGGCGTTGTGCAGCCCCGCGTCGAACGACATGCTCGCGGCCACCTTCGACAGCTCGGCGCCGATGAAGAACGCGCGTTCCGTCAACGGGCCCGCGGGGGCGCGCTGGAGGCGTTCGGCCAGTTCGTCGAGCTGACCCAGGACGGCCTTGCGGGCCAGTCCGTAGCCGCCCCGGCCACCCCAGCCGCGCAGGCCGTCGGCCACGCGCTGCAGCGCGGCCAGCTCCTCCTCGCTGATCGCCGAGTGCGACGACCACCGCGACAGGTTCTGCAGCGGGTGCAGCCAGCGCTGCAGCGGCTCGACCAGTGCGGACCCCACCGTCACCGCGGCCGCTCCC from Lentzea guizhouensis harbors:
- a CDS encoding helix-turn-helix domain-containing protein, which codes for MHGPPAVPDDFWNHPSVAAACTDRDMGALISAYRHHPHHLSRVSQDRMAAWLGISQAQLSRYESGENPIDRLDRLRHFALVLGVPGDRLWFDRVVIPAQVGSAETGPPDVLAAPWEATSIARSVEETARSDLAISRRAALTGAAAVTVGSALVEPLQRWLHPLQNLSRWSSHSAISEEELAALQRVADGLRGWGGRGGYGLARKAVLGQLDELAERLQRAPAGPLTERAFFIGAELSKVAASMSFDAGLHNAAQRYYVLAIRMAKAGHNDGFAALCLAAMARQMFDLGRPEDGLELVQLGQYGTRRTGTPALKALLLTREAWAYAQMGKVREFHQAVGMAQDTFAQRSGTEPGYLHSFDEAELEGVIGARCRDLAMHDPSQAVYAEQHIRRALELRDPSKVRNRAFDVIGLARTKMVAGDPEAACGLINEVLPTAAKLSSGRVLRKLEDFAKEAARHRHIPAVQDTRDAIRAIRTA